The DNA segment TGTTATTGTGGTCATTAAAAAGCAATTAAAACAGCAGCAGGATTCTTTGGAACAATTTGAAAAAGGCGGGCGTGCGGATTTGATCGAGAAGCAAAAATTTGAGATCTCCGTCCTGAAGGCTTACTTGCCCCCGGAAATGTCTGCGGATGAATTGAAAGTTTTAGTTGACGAAGCTGTCAAGGAATCCGGCGCAACAGCAGCCAAAGATATGGGAAAAGTTATGAAAATCATTTTGCCCAAAGTTGCCGGCAAAGCAGACAGTAAAGCCGTAAGCGATTTAGTCAAAGAAAGACTTTCGCGGATCTAATTTTTTTATTTCATCTATGCGCAAGAAATTATTTATTGCTCTTTTTAGCCTGCCCGTTATTGTCATTGCCGTCTTTTTATGGCTTTCTTCCTCTTACGTTGTTCCGATCATGATGTATCACAGTGTTAATGATGCCGGAAGATCTGAAAACCTTATTCCCACTTACCACCACCAATCCACAGGCAATACCGTTAGCCCGCAGAATTTTTCCAAGCACATGGAATATCTTAAGGCCAATCGCTATAACGTCATTTCTTTGGAAGAATTTATTGATGCCATTAAAACCAAGCGTCGGCTGCCGTTTAAAAGTGTTGTCATCACATTTGACGATGGATATGAAGATAATTATATTTACGCATTTTCGGAATTAAAAAAGCATCAATTTCCGGCGACGATCTTTGTTCTCGTCACTACAGTTGGGCAAAAAGGGTGGTTGAGCTGGGATCAAATAAAAGAAATGGAAAAGCAAAATATTTCTATCGGAAGCCACACGGTCAGCCATACCTATTTACCGGATGGCGATGAAGATAAACAGCGGTTTGAGATCACGGAAAGCAAGAAAATATTAGAAGAAAAATTAGGACGAGTGGTCAATGCGCTCGCGTATCCTGCGGGTGGGTTTACGGAAAAAACGAAAGAGATCGCGCGCCAAGCCGGCTACAAAGGCGCTTGCACGACCAATCGCGGCTATGATCGTCTCAACAAAGATCTTTACGAGATTAAGCGAATTCGCTTTAGCAATAAGGATTACCCCTTAAGCATCTGGCTGAAGCTTTCGGGGTTTTATAATATTTTTAGGTCTTCCAAAGATCCGTACTAACGCATCAATCAAAAGCGAGAAAACGAAATATGAAAAAAGTAGGCAGCAGGCCAAAAACTGAAAAGTGTTATTTAGACGCGAAAAATCGTTTTGTCATCGAAGATTATAATCAGGCGGCGGAATTCAGCAATTTCTTTCCCGGTGTTGCAGGGGCCTGGGGAATTCCGATGTGGTGTTTTTACGTTAATCGCGGCCAGGGAATTACCAGTTTTGGCATTGAAGGCAAAGATAAAGCCATTATGGAATTTCAACCCGCCAATAAAGCATATCGGCTAACCTCTTTGCAAGGTTTTCGAACCTTCATCAAAGTTAGATCCGGCGCCAAGTCGGTATTTTATGAGCCATTCCAAAACCCATCGCTCCAGAATCAATTTTCCATTCGCCAACGCATGGCGATCACATCGCACGACTTAACATTAGAAGAAGAAAACTTGAGCTTAGGTTTATCGATTAGCGTTAATTATTTCACGCTTCCCGAAGAACCTTTTGCCGCGTTGGTTCGTAGTGTAGAGGTCAAAAATATTTCTCGTAAAAGAATTGACCTTGAGGTCATTGACGGGATGCCGATCATTATTCCGCACGGATTTACCGATTGGTTATTAAAAAATATTCCGCGCACAGTTGAGGCATGGGTTAGGGTCAGCAATCTTGAACAAAAAGCCCCGTATTATAATTTAAAAGTGGTTGTTTCTGACAAGCCCGCCGTTTCTCATATCACGGCCGGGAATTTTTATTTCGGATTTAGCTCTGATGGCAAGAAAAATAAACTTCTGGATTGCCTCACTCATCCTAGTTTGATATTCGGCTCTTCGGCGGATTTCATGAGGCCGGAAGTATTCTTAAGTGAAAAGAAGTTTAAAGTTCCGGCTAAACAATTTGCGCAAAATGTGACGCCTAGCGCCATGAGCTTTGCTGCGTTAAGCCTTGCTTCTCACGAAGAAAAGAAAATTGTTTCGTTGTCAGGGCACACCCACAGCGTCAAGGATCTCAATGAGATCGTCCGCAAGGTAACTTCGGGCGGCTATATCGAGCGAAAAGCCGAACAGAATAAAGAGATCACTAATGAAATCAAGAACTATGCGTTTACGGCAAGCGCCTCCCGGGAATTTGACCTTTATTGCGAACACACCTTTTTAGATAATGTCTTGCGCGGAGGGCTTCCTTTATCTTTCAAGACGGACAAAGGAACGGTTGCGCTCAATGTTTTTAGCCGCAAGCACGGAGATCCGGAGCGTGATTATAATTATTTTGTCTTTACGCCGACATTTCTTTCGCAGGGAAATGGCAATTACCGCGATGTTAATCAAAACCGGCGCAATGATGTTTGGTTCAATACGGATGTGCGCGATTCCCATCTGATCAACTTTCTAAATCTTATCCAGCCCGACGGTTTTAATCCGCTCACCATCAAAGGCGCTGTTTTTTCGGTCACGGATACGCAAAAACTTGACGGTGTCCTCAAAGAATGTGCCTCTTCAAAAGATATTGAACACATCCATGGGCTTTTAAAGAAGAATTTTCTGCCGGGGTCACTTATTACATCGATCGTTCACCGTGGAATTCGTCTTAATGTCTCCTCGGAAGAATTTTTGAGAAAAGTTTTAAGCTGTTGCCGGTCGCATGAATCCGCGGAGCATGGCGAAGGATTTTGGACGGATCACTGGACGTACAATCTTGATCTGATCGAAAGTTATTTAGGCGTTTATCCGGAAAAGCTCAAAGAACTTCTTTTGGAAAAAAAGGTTTTTACATTTTTCCATAATTCTTTTTACGTTGTGCCGCGTGATAAGCGTTATATTACGACGGCGCATGGCTGCCGGCAGCACCACGCGGTCATGGATGGGCGCGGCGAAGTTAAGGCCGAAAGAAAAGATAATGTTTTAAGGATCGAAAACGGTAAAGGCGATATTTATTCGACCGGACTCGTCGGAAAATTGCTTTGCCTGATCGCCAACAAGGCCGCGTCATTTGACCCTAGCGGTTTAGGACTTGAGATGGAAGCCGAAAAGCCTAACTGGTATGATGCCTTAAACGGCTTGCCGGGTTTGTTGGGTTCGTCGCTTTCGGAGACATTGGAATTAAAACGTTTTTGCGCATTTTTATTAACATCATTGGACCAATTATCGGTGCGCGATGATCAGAAATTTCTTGTCTTCAGTGAACTTTCGCAATTCATTTCTAACCTCGCCGATGTTTTAAGGTCGTCCGGCAATCATTTTTCTTATTGGTCGCGGTCTAACGACATTAAGGAACACTATCGTTTAAGTGTTCGTTTCGGCATTAGCGGGGAAGAAAAAGAGATCTCAGCTTCTTTTATTAAGGAATTCTTAAAGCTTATTGTTGAAAAAGTTGATGACGCGCTTAAACGCGCCAAGGATAAAAACGGCCTTTGCGCTACTTATTTTGCGCATGAAATAACGAAGTTTGAAAAATTGCAGCATTCCAACTCTGATGGAGATGGCCATGTGCGGCCCTTGGAATTCAAGGTTCATCCGCTTCCGCTTTTCTTAGAGGGTTTTGTCCATGAATTGCGCGTTCAAAACGACCGGGAAAAAGCCAAAGACCTCTATCGTAAAATACGTCAAAGTGCCATTTTTGATAAAGAATTAAAAATGTATAAGGTCAATGCCAGCTTAGAAGGGGAATCCGAAGATATTGGGCGTACAAAAGTTTTCCCGCGCGGCTGGTTGGAAAATGAATCCATTTGGATGCATATGGAATATAAGTTCCTTCTGGAATTATTGCGTAATGGGCTTTATGAAGAGTTTTATGAAAATTTAAAAAATACCGCTGTGCCTTTCTTAGATCCAAAAATATATGGCCGCAGTATTTTGGAAAATTCCTCTTTTATCGTCAGCAGCGCTCACGATGACAAAAATTTACACGGGCGCGGGTTTGTGGCTCGCCTAAGCGGAACGACCGCCGAACTCTTGCATATTTGGATCTTGATGAATATCGGAGAAAAACCTTTTAGTGTTAATGTAAAAGGCGAATTAAGTTTGCAATTTCGGCCTGTTTTGCCGGGATGGATTTTTTCGGGTGAAGAAAAAACGGTTGATTATTTTAGCGCCAAAAAATCCTGGCAAAAAATAACCTTGCCGAAGAATTCTTACGCGTTTAATTTCCTGAATTCCGCACTTGTGGTTTATCATAATCCAAAGCGCCGGGATACGTTCGGGAAGAATTCCGCGAAGATCGAAAAAATCCATTTATTCTACTTTGGCAGTAAAACCCCCATCGTCGTTAATTCGACAATCATTGCGCATAAATATGCGTCTGATATCCGCGATAAAAAAGTAGAGCGGATTGACGTATTTTGGAAGTAAAAGCTGTACATTATTTTACTTCTAAATATGAGCAAAATCCTAAAATATAGGCCCTTTAAGGAATCTATGTCAATTGTTCTATAAGCTGTTGAAATATAACAACTTAAGTATCAATTTGGCTTTGCTATTCTTGTAAATATCGGGCATACTTATACTAAGGTATGCTTAGGAAATCCAATTCCATGAATAATAAAGAAACTACTTACAAAATAATGAAATTTGCTTACCCAAAGGCGATATTTTTTGTGCTGATCGCCTTTTTTGTGTTTTTTGCAAATCCTTTAATTTCGGCGGGGAGCGATGATAATGAGAGTCTTGCGGTCACCAACTTAATAAGATTAAGCCATCCTGGCTATGCGATGAATAATACTTTTTATGGCACCAAAAATCCTCTTAATGCTGACCAGACAAGAATCTTAATGTATGAATTAAGTAACACAACCAATAGCTCCGGTAATGGACGGGCGAATGTTTGGGGATTTATTGATCAATCAGAATGCCAAGCGCATAGCCCAACGCCTTGCTTGTTGAATTGGCAAACAGAAGATGAGTATAAACAGGCGGCAAGGCCCTTGCCGACTATTGACAATACTGGCGCGCATCGTTGGAAAGTGGGAACGATTTTTTGGAGCCCGCTCGAAAGCGAAAAAGATGTTCTTTACGCTATTCCGAATGCCGAAATATATCATGTTTACAAAATTAACGTAACGGACGATTCCGTAACCCAGCTTGCCAGTTTTGACCCCAGCGATGGAACAGATGTCAGTGGTACGGAATGCTATGGATTCACCGATCGCAATACGTTTCGCTGCTCTTTTAAAGATAATGATTGGAGCACAGGCGGTTTTGAATTTGACGTTACGAATAATACAATTCTTCAGATCAGCCCTAGTTATTTTTCTGCCGTTTTGGATCCGGCTCGAGAATTTTGCCAGGCTCATCCCGGTAGTCCTTTGCCCGATGAGTATTATGGTTATCCGCATACCGGCAGTGGGCATAATGCCCTCAGCCAAAATAAACAGCATCACGCTATTGGGTATGGCACCAGGCCGGTAGGTGTTTGGCATTTTCCCACATGTACTTTTTATCCCGACAATACCCGTTCTGCCAATTATCCGCATGAGTTATTTTGGTATTATCCTAGCCATGTGACCTGGGCTAATGAACAGTCAGGCTATTTCTTTAGTGACAGTCCAAATTCTTTTTATGGTTCTAGTCAGCGTAGCGGCCATAATACGCAACCGTGGTTAAAGACCGTTTCTTTATTTCAGATATTTTTTGACCGATCAACGGAAGTTTTTGATCATCATCATTTAATATCTTTTCAAACCGCAGGAAAATGGAATGAATTACATCCTGAGACTTGCGAAGCGTATGATGAAACGGCTCCCTGTGCTTACAACTGGACGTATAGCCCCTTGCCGTATGTTTCCAAAGATGGACGGCGATTATTTTTTACCAGCAGCATGGGGAAATATAGCTACACGGATCACAATCTTAAAGGCGTAACGCCGTATGGCGGAGCGGGGCTTTTTATGGCTGTTCTGGCTCCGGCAAGCCAAGTGGATGAATGTATTGATAATGATAAAGACGGCTTTGGTCAGAATTGTGTTTTAGGTGATGATTGTGATGATAATGATCATTACATCCATCCTAATGCAAGCGAAGTTTATGACGATAGGGATAATAATTGCAATGATGTCAAAGATTGCTCTGAAGATCCCAATTTGGTTTGTGCACCAAGAAATATTTATGTGGATAAGAGCAGTATGGGCGGTGCTTGCGATGATGGGCGCTCTAGGGGAGATAGTAGTCTGGCAACACCTTTTTGTACCATTCAAAAAGCGGCCGATGAAGCTTTACCCGGAGATTCCATTCTTATTAGGGCGGGGACATATAAGGAAAAAAGCCTTTTGATCGATAAGGGCGGGGCGGGCCCTGAGCATCGAGTAACTTTCAAGCCTTATGGAGCTGAATCAGTGACCATTCGACTTGGGGAGCATTACGATTCAGGCTGGGTTAATTCAGATAATGGTATTTATTCTAGAGATTTCTCCGGCAGCGGCTTTGACTTAACGAGTCTTAAGGCGATCGGGGAAAATTCCTATGGGCTTTTAGCGGCGGCTAATTTAGCTGAATTGCAAAGTGCCGGTTTTGCGGCAGGGCAAGATGCTTTTTACGTCGAGACAACGAACAACACTGTTTACTTAAGGTTGGTAAATTTAAACCCGGAAAATGTATTTTTTGTGGATCGAGAGTCGGTTATCAAAGTGCAAAGCCCCTTTGTGACATTTGAAAACTTGAATATAGAATATGCGTATCAAGGATTTAGAGTGACTTTGTACGGTGTATGGGACGATTATGCTGAACACGGGCATTATTTTACATTAGTGAATAGCCGGGTTAGAAATACATACTACGAAGGTTTGTATAGCGACCGGGACCATGTCATTATTGCGCGCAATCATTTCTCTTTTGCGGGAGTACCGGTCAAGTGGGACAGCGGAACCTTAGAAATTAATTACGATGCTACAGCTGTCGCGGCTAAGGGCGATTATGCCTTGATCGAAAATAATATTATCCAAGATACCGTGACGTCGGTTGACTATCGATCTGATTCTCAGCCTCCCGGCTACGCGGTGCGAAACTTCATCATACGTAACAATAATTTAAAAGCTAGAGTAGTGGGGTCAGGCTTGGATGGTCTTTTTTATAATAATATTGTTTACGTTCCCGATGGCGTTGCGTTTTCCTTATATTATGAAACTAAAAACAATGGCGTTTATAATAATGTGTTTCATTCTTCCTCGGGTGTTTTATTAAGCAGGTATGGGGCGTCAGAGTACGTTGACTTCAGAAATAACATTATTTTAGGTACGAACAATGGACGCTGTATGGATTTTGATCAGGGGTTAATTGGGACGTTCACGCTTGATCATAATGTTTATTATAATTGTTCGAAATATTATCGAGCGGATGAAGAGATCGGCGGAGGATTTTCCGGTTATAAAAATTTTATGGTTGGCTATAATCAGGAACAAAATTCTTCCAACATTAATCCCTTGCTAGGCGCTGATACTTATTATCCGGCCGCGAATAGCTCGATCATTGATGAGGGAATTCAGCTAAGCTCCTTTAATCAGGATGCTCGGGGGGTTTTAAGGCCTTCTGGCGAAGCTTGGGATGCCGGTGTTTATGAAATGGTGGCTGGTACTGTTTGCGGAAATG comes from the Candidatus Omnitrophota bacterium genome and includes:
- a CDS encoding GatB/YqeY domain-containing protein, which produces MTLEEQISNNYKQAMKDRDTAKSAVLSFLRAQLKNMVIDKRVEKLDDADVIVVIKKQLKQQQDSLEQFEKGGRADLIEKQKFEISVLKAYLPPEMSADELKVLVDEAVKESGATAAKDMGKVMKIILPKVAGKADSKAVSDLVKERLSRI
- a CDS encoding polysaccharide deacetylase family protein yields the protein MRKKLFIALFSLPVIVIAVFLWLSSSYVVPIMMYHSVNDAGRSENLIPTYHHQSTGNTVSPQNFSKHMEYLKANRYNVISLEEFIDAIKTKRRLPFKSVVITFDDGYEDNYIYAFSELKKHQFPATIFVLVTTVGQKGWLSWDQIKEMEKQNISIGSHTVSHTYLPDGDEDKQRFEITESKKILEEKLGRVVNALAYPAGGFTEKTKEIARQAGYKGACTTNRGYDRLNKDLYEIKRIRFSNKDYPLSIWLKLSGFYNIFRSSKDPY